Proteins from a single region of Candidatus Amarolinea dominans:
- a CDS encoding HNH endonuclease, with product LAVRVFDDKVARRIRSTDASGRSWRRVQLSGLCAVGHDANKSRIYRFDEMDADHVSAWSKGGESSAMNCQMLCTPHNRAKGNR from the coding sequence TGTTGGCGGTTCGGGTGTTCGATGACAAGGTAGCACGTCGCATACGCTCAACAGACGCAAGCGGCCGGAGCTGGCGGCGAGTCCAACTGTCCGGGCTCTGCGCGGTGGGTCATGACGCGAACAAGAGCCGGATTTACCGGTTCGACGAAATGGATGCCGACCACGTTTCCGCGTGGAGCAAAGGCGGCGAAAGTTCGGCCATGAACTGCCAGATGCTCTGCACACCCCACAATCGGGCCAAAGGTAATCGCTGA